The following are encoded in a window of Kitasatospora fiedleri genomic DNA:
- the rplP gene encoding 50S ribosomal protein L16, with the protein MLIPRRVKHRKQHHPKRRGAAKGGTELAFGQFGIQAVTPAYVTNRQIESARIAITRHIRRGGKVWINIYPDRPLTKKPAETRMGSGKGSPEWWIANVHPGRVMFELSYPNEKIAREALTRAAHKLPMKCRIVRREDGES; encoded by the coding sequence ATGCTGATCCCCCGTCGGGTCAAGCACCGCAAGCAGCACCACCCGAAGCGCCGCGGCGCGGCCAAGGGTGGCACCGAGCTGGCGTTCGGCCAGTTCGGCATCCAGGCCGTGACCCCGGCCTACGTGACGAACCGTCAGATCGAGTCCGCTCGTATCGCGATCACCCGTCACATCCGTCGTGGCGGCAAGGTCTGGATCAACATCTACCCGGACCGCCCGCTCACCAAGAAGCCGGCCGAGACCCGCATGGGTTCCGGTAAGGGTTCGCCGGAGTGGTGGATCGCGAACGTGCACCCGGGTCGGGTCATGTTCGAACTGTCGTACCCGAACGAGAAGATTGCGCGCGAGGCGCTCACCCGCGCCGCGCACAAGCTTCCGATGAAGTGCCGGATCGTTCGGCGCGAGGACGGTGAGAGCTGA
- the rpsC gene encoding 30S ribosomal protein S3 — MGQKVNPHGFRLGISTDFKSRWYADKLYKDYVKEDVAIRRLMTQGMERAGISKVEIERTRDRVRVDIHTARPGIVIGRRGTEADKIRGKLEKLTGKQVQLNILEVRNPEMDAQLVAQGVAEQLSSRVSFRRAMRKSMQSTMKAGAKGIKVQCSGRLGGAEMSRSEFYREGRVPLHTLRANVDYGFFEAKTTFGRIGVKVWIYKGDVKNIAEVRAENAAARSGNRPARPEGGRPARGGERGGRGGERGGRGRRPAAAEAQAPAAAVEAPAAAENTGTEA; from the coding sequence ATGGGCCAGAAGGTTAACCCGCACGGGTTCCGCCTCGGCATCAGCACGGACTTCAAGTCCCGCTGGTACGCCGACAAGCTGTACAAGGACTACGTCAAGGAAGACGTCGCCATCCGGCGTCTCATGACGCAGGGCATGGAGCGCGCCGGCATCTCGAAGGTGGAGATCGAGCGCACCCGTGACCGCGTCCGCGTGGACATCCACACCGCCCGCCCGGGCATCGTGATCGGCCGCCGTGGCACGGAGGCCGACAAGATCCGCGGCAAGCTGGAGAAGCTGACCGGCAAGCAGGTCCAGCTGAACATCCTCGAGGTCCGCAACCCCGAGATGGACGCCCAGCTCGTGGCCCAGGGCGTCGCGGAGCAGCTGTCCTCCCGCGTCTCCTTCCGTCGCGCCATGCGCAAGAGCATGCAGTCGACCATGAAGGCCGGCGCCAAGGGCATCAAGGTCCAGTGCTCCGGTCGTCTCGGCGGCGCCGAGATGAGCCGTTCGGAGTTCTACCGCGAGGGCCGTGTGCCGCTGCACACCCTGCGCGCGAACGTCGACTACGGCTTCTTCGAGGCCAAGACCACCTTCGGCCGCATCGGCGTGAAGGTCTGGATCTACAAGGGCGACGTCAAGAACATCGCCGAGGTCCGCGCTGAGAACGCCGCCGCCCGCTCCGGCAACCGCCCGGCCCGTCCCGAGGGCGGCCGTCCCGCCCGCGGTGGCGAGCGCGGTGGCCGTGGTGGCGAGCGCGGTGGCCGTGGCCGTCGTCCCGCCGCTGCCGAGGCCCAGGCCCCGGCCGCCGCGGTGGAGGCTCCGGCCGCCGCTGAGAACACCGGAACGGAGGCCTGA
- the rplV gene encoding 50S ribosomal protein L22: protein MEARAQARYIRVTPMKARRVVDLIRGLPATEAQAVLRFAPQAATVPVGKVLNSAIANAAHNYNHSNTDDLYISEAYVDEGPTLKRFRPRAQGRAYRIRKRTSHITVVVSSKEGTR from the coding sequence ATGGAAGCCAGGGCCCAGGCGCGGTACATCCGCGTCACGCCCATGAAGGCCCGCCGCGTGGTGGACCTCATCCGTGGCCTGCCGGCCACGGAGGCCCAGGCGGTCCTGCGTTTCGCTCCGCAGGCCGCCACCGTGCCGGTCGGCAAGGTGCTCAACAGCGCCATCGCCAACGCCGCGCACAACTACAACCACTCCAACACGGACGACCTCTACATCTCCGAGGCGTACGTTGACGAGGGTCCGACCCTGAAGCGGTTCCGTCCGCGCGCCCAGGGCCGTGCCTACCGGATCCGCAAGCGGACCAGCCACATCACCGTGGTCGTCAGCAGCAAGGAAGGGACCCGGTAA
- the rpsS gene encoding 30S ribosomal protein S19, whose product MPRSLKKGPFIDDHLQKKVDVQNEAGTQNVIKTWSRRSVISPAMLGHTIAVHDGRKHVPVFVTESMVGHKLGEFAPTRTFKGHVKEDRKSKRR is encoded by the coding sequence ATGCCGCGCAGTCTCAAGAAGGGCCCCTTCATCGACGACCACCTTCAGAAGAAGGTGGACGTGCAGAACGAGGCGGGCACGCAGAACGTCATCAAGACCTGGTCCCGTCGTTCCGTGATCTCGCCGGCCATGCTCGGCCACACGATCGCGGTTCACGATGGCCGCAAGCACGTCCCGGTGTTCGTCACCGAGTCGATGGTCGGCCACAAGCTCGGCGAGTTCGCTCCCACGCGCACCTTCAAGGGGCACGTGAAGGAAGACCGCAAGTCGAAGCGTCGCTAA
- the rplB gene encoding 50S ribosomal protein L2 has protein sequence MGIRKYKPTTPGRRGSSVADFVEITRSTPEKSLVRPLHSKGGRNNAGRITARHQGGGHKRAYRLIDFRRHDKDGVPAKVAHIEYDPNRTARIALLHYADGEKRYIIAPRGVAQGDRIENGAGADIKPGNNLPLRNIPVGTTIHAVELRPGGGAKLARSAGAGIQLLAREGRMAHLRMPSGEIRLVDARCRATVGEVGNAEQSNINWGKAGRMRWKGVRPTVRGVAMNPIDHPHGGGEGKTSGGRHPVSPWGKPEGRTRRPNKASDKLIVRRRKTNKKR, from the coding sequence ATGGGTATCCGCAAGTACAAGCCGACTACGCCGGGCCGCCGTGGCTCCAGCGTGGCCGACTTCGTCGAAATCACGCGGTCCACGCCGGAGAAGTCGCTGGTTCGCCCGCTGCACAGCAAGGGCGGCCGTAACAACGCCGGTCGTATCACCGCTCGCCACCAGGGTGGCGGTCACAAGCGCGCCTACCGTCTGATCGACTTCCGTCGTCACGACAAGGACGGCGTGCCGGCCAAGGTCGCGCACATCGAGTACGACCCGAACCGCACCGCGCGCATCGCGCTCCTGCACTACGCGGACGGCGAGAAGCGCTACATCATCGCCCCCCGCGGCGTCGCGCAGGGTGACCGGATCGAGAACGGCGCGGGCGCCGACATCAAGCCGGGCAACAACCTGCCGCTGCGCAACATCCCGGTCGGTACCACCATCCACGCGGTGGAGCTCCGTCCCGGCGGTGGCGCCAAGCTGGCCCGCTCCGCGGGTGCCGGCATTCAGCTGCTCGCCCGTGAGGGCCGCATGGCGCACCTGCGCATGCCCTCCGGTGAGATCCGCCTGGTGGACGCGCGCTGCCGCGCGACCGTCGGCGAGGTCGGCAACGCCGAGCAGTCGAACATCAACTGGGGCAAGGCCGGCCGTATGCGCTGGAAGGGCGTCCGCCCGACCGTGCGTGGTGTGGCCATGAACCCGATCGACCACCCGCACGGTGGTGGTGAGGGTAAGACCTCCGGTGGTCGCCACCCGGTCTCGCCGTGGGGCAAGCCCGAGGGCCGCACCCGTCGCCCGAACAAGGCGTCGGACAAGCTCATCGTGCGCCGCCGCAAGACCAACAAGAAGCGCTAG
- the rplW gene encoding 50S ribosomal protein L23 has product MSEITSKTFTDPRDVLIKPVISEKSYSLLDENKYTFVVAPGANKTQIKQAVEAVFSVKVEAVNTLNRQGKRKRSRTGFGKRKDTKRAIVTLAEGNRIDIFGGPVS; this is encoded by the coding sequence ATGAGCGAGATCACCTCCAAGACGTTCACGGACCCCCGTGACGTCCTGATCAAGCCGGTTATCTCCGAGAAGAGCTACTCGCTCCTCGACGAGAACAAGTACACGTTCGTCGTGGCTCCCGGTGCCAACAAGACCCAGATCAAGCAGGCCGTCGAGGCGGTCTTCTCGGTCAAGGTCGAGGCCGTGAACACGCTGAACCGCCAGGGCAAGCGCAAGCGCTCCCGCACCGGTTTCGGCAAGCGCAAGGACACCAAGCGCGCGATCGTGACGCTGGCCGAGGGCAACCGCATCGACATCTTCGGTGGTCCGGTCTCCTGA
- the rplD gene encoding 50S ribosomal protein L4, which translates to MSTIDILSPAGDKAGSVELPAEIFDAKVSVPLMHQVVVAQLAAARQGTHKVKRRGEVRGGGKKPYRQKGTGRARQGSTRAPQFAGGGVVHGPVPRDYSQRTPKKMIAAALRSALTDRARHERIHVVTGVTATEAPSTKAAKVLFGKISERKNLLLVVEREDELGILSARNLPNVHILDAGQLNTYDVLVSDDVVFTQAAFERFVAGPAASAKAVAAEGELEGTAA; encoded by the coding sequence ATGAGCACCATTGACATCCTGTCGCCGGCCGGCGACAAGGCCGGCAGCGTCGAGCTGCCCGCCGAGATCTTCGACGCCAAGGTCAGCGTCCCGCTGATGCACCAGGTCGTCGTGGCGCAGCTCGCCGCGGCTCGCCAGGGCACCCACAAGGTCAAGCGTCGTGGCGAGGTCCGCGGTGGCGGCAAGAAGCCGTACCGCCAGAAGGGCACCGGCCGCGCCCGCCAGGGCTCGACCCGCGCCCCGCAGTTCGCCGGTGGTGGCGTCGTGCACGGTCCCGTGCCGCGCGACTACTCGCAGCGGACCCCGAAGAAGATGATCGCCGCCGCCCTGCGCAGCGCGCTCACCGACCGGGCCCGCCACGAGCGCATCCACGTCGTGACCGGCGTGACCGCCACCGAGGCTCCGTCGACCAAGGCCGCCAAGGTCCTGTTCGGCAAGATCTCCGAGCGCAAGAACCTCCTCCTGGTGGTCGAGCGCGAGGACGAGCTGGGCATCCTGTCCGCTCGCAACCTGCCGAACGTGCACATCCTGGACGCCGGCCAGCTGAACACCTACGACGTGCTCGTCTCCGACGATGTGGTCTTCACCCAGGCCGCCTTCGAGCGTTTCGTGGCCGGTCCGGCCGCGTCCGCCAAGGCCGTTGCTGCTGAGGGCGAGCTCGAAGGGACTGCCGCCTGA
- the rplC gene encoding 50S ribosomal protein L3, producing the protein MAKQIKGILGEKLGMTQVWDENNRVVPVTVVKAGPNVVTQVHTADSPAGYDAVQIGFGEIDPRKVNKPLQGHFSKAGVTPRRHLVELRTADASEYTLGQEITAETFEAGVKVDVTGTSKGKGFAGVMKRHNFKGLGAGHGTQRKHRSPGSIGGCATPGRVFKGMRMAGRMGHERVTTQNLTVHAVDAEKGLLLIKGAIPGPNGGLVLVRTAAKGL; encoded by the coding sequence ATGGCTAAGCAGATTAAGGGCATCCTGGGCGAGAAGCTCGGCATGACCCAGGTCTGGGACGAGAACAACCGGGTCGTCCCGGTGACCGTCGTCAAGGCTGGGCCCAATGTCGTGACCCAGGTCCACACCGCCGACAGCCCGGCCGGCTACGACGCCGTCCAGATCGGCTTCGGCGAGATCGACCCCCGCAAGGTGAACAAGCCCCTCCAGGGCCACTTCTCCAAGGCCGGCGTCACCCCTCGCCGTCACCTGGTCGAGCTCCGTACCGCGGACGCGTCCGAGTACACCCTGGGCCAGGAGATCACCGCCGAGACCTTCGAGGCGGGTGTCAAGGTCGACGTGACCGGCACCTCCAAGGGCAAGGGCTTCGCCGGTGTCATGAAGCGTCACAACTTCAAGGGCCTCGGCGCCGGTCACGGCACCCAGCGCAAGCACCGCTCGCCCGGCTCCATCGGTGGCTGCGCCACCCCGGGCCGCGTGTTCAAGGGCATGCGCATGGCGGGTCGGATGGGCCACGAGCGTGTGACCACCCAGAACCTGACCGTGCACGCGGTCGACGCGGAGAAGGGCCTGCTCCTCATCAAGGGCGCGATCCCGGGTCCGAACGGCGGCCTCGTCCTCGTCCGCACCGCGGCGAAGGGGCTGTGA
- the rpsJ gene encoding 30S ribosomal protein S10 — MAGQKIRIRLKAYDHEVIDSSAKKIVETVIRTGAQVAGPVPLPTEKNVYCVIRSPHKYKDSREHFEMRTHKRLIDILDPTPKTVDSLMRLDLPAGVDIEIKL, encoded by the coding sequence ATGGCGGGACAGAAGATCCGCATCCGGCTCAAGGCCTACGACCACGAGGTCATCGACTCTTCGGCGAAGAAGATCGTCGAGACGGTGATCCGTACTGGTGCGCAGGTCGCGGGCCCGGTGCCGCTGCCCACTGAGAAGAACGTGTACTGCGTCATCCGCTCGCCGCACAAGTACAAGGACTCGCGCGAGCACTTCGAGATGCGCACTCACAAGCGTCTGATCGACATCCTCGACCCCACGCCGAAGACGGTTGACTCGCTGATGCGTCTCGACCTGCCGGCGGGCGTCGACATCGAGATCAAGCTCTGA
- a CDS encoding glycosyltransferase family 2 protein, protein MAGFDFMLPYYGDVRQMQDAVRSVLAQTDPDFRLVVIDDGREPEVPGWFARLGDDRVEYLRNEQNLGITKNFQKCVRLSEADHVVIMGCDDLLHPHYLETVRKILADHPGVGMVQPGVEVIDGDGRPVSGLVDQTKRRLYAPKVEGRRLMGGEELAASVLRGNWLYFPSITWRGEALRAVNFRDEYSVIQDLALVVDLLELGEQMAVDTSTTVFRYRRHAVSESSVQAYSGTRFSEAERYFAAVAERMDARGWTKAAKAARVHSASRLHAMTMLPGALRRGRSDGVKVLARHVFTAGERPSPRA, encoded by the coding sequence ATGGCCGGCTTCGACTTCATGCTCCCCTACTACGGGGACGTCAGGCAGATGCAGGACGCGGTGCGCAGCGTCCTCGCCCAGACCGACCCCGACTTCCGGCTGGTCGTCATCGACGACGGCCGGGAGCCGGAGGTCCCGGGCTGGTTCGCCCGGCTCGGCGACGACCGGGTGGAGTACCTGCGCAACGAGCAGAACCTCGGCATCACCAAGAACTTCCAGAAGTGCGTCCGGCTCTCCGAGGCCGACCACGTGGTGATCATGGGCTGCGACGACCTGCTGCACCCGCACTACCTGGAGACCGTCCGCAAGATCCTCGCCGACCACCCCGGCGTCGGCATGGTGCAGCCCGGCGTCGAGGTGATCGACGGCGACGGCCGGCCGGTCTCCGGCCTGGTCGACCAGACCAAGCGGCGGCTGTACGCGCCCAAGGTCGAGGGCCGGCGGCTGATGGGCGGCGAGGAGCTGGCCGCCAGCGTGCTGCGCGGCAACTGGCTGTACTTCCCCTCGATCACCTGGCGGGGCGAGGCGCTGCGCGCGGTCAACTTCCGCGACGAGTACTCGGTGATCCAGGACCTCGCGCTCGTCGTCGACCTGCTGGAACTGGGCGAGCAGATGGCGGTGGACACCAGCACCACGGTGTTCCGGTACCGCCGGCACGCGGTCTCCGAGTCCTCGGTGCAGGCCTACTCGGGCACCCGCTTCAGCGAGGCCGAGCGCTACTTCGCCGCGGTCGCCGAACGGATGGACGCCCGCGGCTGGACCAAGGCCGCCAAGGCCGCCCGGGTGCACAGTGCCTCCCGGCTGCACGCGATGACGATGCTGCCCGGCGCGCTGCGCCGCGGCCGGTCCGACGGCGTGAAGGTGCTGGCCCGGCACGTGTTCACGGCCGGCGAGCGCCCGTCGCCGCGGGCCTGA
- a CDS encoding DUF2304 domain-containing protein, translating into MKYFWIQLVLILGSLSLALMFIRRWDRANTRAWKRIAFSIFVIVNIFAVLRPGDVTWLAKQMGVGRGTDLVLYVMVLGVGFLTLNTFLRFRSLEKKITDLARTVAINEGARANDERLGADEDPRPSGTLKV; encoded by the coding sequence ATGAAGTACTTCTGGATCCAGCTGGTCCTCATCCTGGGCTCGCTCTCCCTGGCACTGATGTTCATCCGCCGCTGGGACCGGGCCAACACCCGCGCCTGGAAGCGCATCGCCTTCTCGATCTTCGTGATCGTCAACATCTTCGCGGTGCTCCGCCCCGGCGACGTCACCTGGCTGGCCAAGCAGATGGGCGTCGGCCGCGGCACCGACCTGGTGCTGTACGTGATGGTGCTCGGCGTGGGCTTCCTCACCCTGAACACCTTCCTGCGCTTCCGCTCGCTGGAGAAGAAGATCACCGACCTGGCGCGCACCGTCGCCATCAACGAGGGCGCGCGCGCCAACGACGAGCGCCTCGGGGCCGACGAGGACCCCCGGCCCTCCGGCACCCTCAAGGTCTGA
- a CDS encoding glycosyltransferase family 2 protein: MQSDANPPINPINPADQARLADAGATVSDYDDVWLVIPAYNEGQVIAEVVEAARKTFPNIVVVDDGSADNTGEHVEGTGAHLVRHPVNLGQGAALQTGLRYALAQPGAEYFATFDADGQHQTKDVEVMVQLLRTGQADVVLGSRFIEQNGQVPWIKRVVLRTAAAVSPTARKLKLTDAHNGLRVLNREAAGRLRITMNGMAHASEIVSFLAGSDLKVAEVPVDVLYTEYSRAKGQSLINGVNILFDISLRERGR, encoded by the coding sequence ATGCAGAGCGACGCGAACCCCCCGATCAACCCGATCAACCCGGCCGACCAGGCCCGACTAGCCGATGCTGGAGCCACTGTGTCCGACTACGACGACGTCTGGCTGGTCATTCCGGCTTACAACGAGGGCCAAGTGATCGCCGAGGTGGTGGAGGCGGCCCGCAAGACGTTCCCCAACATCGTGGTGGTCGACGACGGCAGCGCGGACAACACCGGCGAGCACGTCGAGGGCACCGGCGCCCACCTGGTCCGGCACCCCGTCAACCTCGGCCAGGGCGCCGCCCTGCAGACCGGCCTGCGCTACGCCCTGGCCCAGCCCGGCGCCGAGTACTTCGCGACCTTCGACGCCGACGGCCAGCACCAGACCAAGGACGTCGAGGTGATGGTGCAGCTGCTGCGCACCGGCCAGGCCGACGTCGTGCTGGGCTCGCGGTTCATCGAGCAGAACGGCCAGGTGCCGTGGATCAAGCGGGTGGTGCTGCGCACCGCCGCCGCGGTCAGCCCCACCGCCCGCAAGCTCAAGCTCACCGACGCCCACAACGGCCTCCGGGTGCTCAACCGGGAGGCCGCCGGACGGCTCCGGATCACCATGAACGGCATGGCCCACGCCTCGGAGATCGTCAGCTTCCTCGCGGGCTCCGACCTGAAGGTCGCCGAGGTCCCGGTGGACGTGCTCTACACCGAATACTCCCGCGCCAAGGGGCAGTCCCTGATCAACGGCGTGAACATCCTCTTCGACATCTCGCTCCGGGAGCGTGGCCGGTAA
- a CDS encoding polysaccharide biosynthesis protein, with the protein MTSLLRKLASALPPGTLAVAGGTVVLGAASYVHLGVAGHSLDTEDMANVSVLWTIVMSVGIGVFFPIEQELTRIVAARAVLGHGAAPVLRRAAVMTAAILGTVLLVLAVAAGPIADGLFHGDRGLVAALGGAFAGMAVCYLTRGVLAGLGRFGAYGTQLGVDGGLRMVLAFGCAAFGLHSALAFSLVLAVAPVIATLVTLPPLLRAVGPGERIGWRELTSGLGLLVCSTLLSQAVVNAAVLSTKLLAPTDSVLIAALLNALVLARVPLFVFGSLQASLLNGLSAAFAAGDRAAFSAMLRKIAVVVGGLGLLGGIPATVLGPWLIQVLFGAQPRLGCLDFLLLSAGTVAYMFAMVLGQALMVFERHNLQLACWGLGTAVLVGVTAVPGDVATRVILAYALGSLATVLGMLAALRRSFPSAPEGRPSPLSADPGRLVGNPMAD; encoded by the coding sequence ATGACATCCCTCCTCCGCAAGCTCGCCTCCGCGCTGCCTCCGGGGACCCTCGCGGTCGCCGGGGGCACCGTCGTGCTCGGCGCCGCCTCCTACGTCCACCTCGGGGTGGCCGGGCACAGCCTCGACACCGAGGACATGGCCAACGTCTCGGTGCTGTGGACCATCGTGATGTCGGTCGGCATCGGCGTGTTCTTCCCGATCGAGCAGGAACTCACCCGGATCGTCGCCGCCCGCGCGGTGCTCGGCCACGGCGCCGCCCCGGTGCTGCGCCGGGCCGCCGTGATGACCGCGGCGATCCTCGGCACCGTGCTGCTGGTGCTGGCCGTCGCGGCCGGCCCGATCGCGGACGGCCTGTTCCACGGCGACCGCGGCCTGGTGGCCGCGCTCGGCGGCGCCTTCGCCGGCATGGCGGTCTGCTACCTGACCCGCGGCGTGCTGGCCGGCCTCGGCCGGTTCGGCGCCTACGGCACCCAGCTGGGCGTCGACGGCGGCCTGCGGATGGTGCTGGCCTTCGGCTGCGCGGCGTTCGGCCTGCACTCCGCGCTGGCGTTCAGCCTGGTGCTGGCCGTCGCCCCGGTGATCGCCACGCTGGTCACCCTGCCGCCGCTGCTGCGCGCGGTCGGCCCCGGCGAGCGGATCGGCTGGCGCGAGCTGACCTCCGGCCTCGGCCTGCTGGTGTGCTCCACCCTGCTGTCGCAGGCGGTGGTGAACGCGGCGGTGCTGAGCACCAAGCTGCTGGCCCCGACCGACAGCGTGCTGATCGCCGCCCTGCTGAACGCCCTGGTGCTGGCCCGCGTCCCGCTGTTCGTCTTCGGCTCGCTCCAGGCCTCGCTGCTCAACGGCCTGTCCGCGGCCTTCGCGGCCGGCGACCGGGCGGCGTTCTCGGCGATGCTCCGCAAGATCGCGGTGGTGGTCGGCGGGCTGGGCCTGCTCGGCGGCATCCCGGCGACCGTGCTCGGCCCCTGGCTGATCCAGGTGCTGTTCGGCGCCCAGCCCCGGCTCGGCTGCCTGGACTTCCTGCTGCTCTCGGCCGGCACCGTGGCCTACATGTTCGCGATGGTGCTGGGCCAGGCCCTGATGGTGTTCGAACGACACAACCTGCAGCTGGCCTGCTGGGGCCTGGGCACCGCGGTGCTGGTCGGCGTCACGGCCGTCCCCGGGGACGTCGCGACCCGGGTGATCCTGGCCTACGCGCTTGGATCGCTCGCCACCGTGCTCGGTATGCTGGCCGCGCTCAGGAGGAGTTTCCCGAGCGCACCGGAGGGTCGGCCGTCACCCCTCTCGGCGGACCCGGGTCGCCTGGTCGGCAACCCCATGGCGGACTGA
- the rfbD gene encoding dTDP-4-dehydrorhamnose reductase encodes MLGRDVLRVLAAAGVGATALTRAELDVTDPAAVAAAVRGHAVVVNCAAWTDVDGAEADEAAATAVNGTAVRHLAAACAAAGARLVHVSTDYVFPGDGTEPYAEDAPTGPVNAYGRSKLAGERAVLELLPDTGYVVRTAWLYGAGGNNFVATMLRLGAQRDTLDVVDDQQGQPTWTYALAERLVELGCNLRAPAGVYHGTASGRTTWFDLARAAYRLGGLDPERIRPTTSAAFVRPAVRPAFSVLGHARWAEAGLPPLPDWREQLAQALTDPVFTDLAAAAGKNDR; translated from the coding sequence ATGCTCGGCCGGGACGTGCTCCGCGTCCTGGCCGCCGCCGGCGTCGGGGCCACCGCGCTGACCCGCGCCGAGCTGGACGTCACCGACCCGGCCGCCGTCGCGGCCGCCGTCCGCGGCCACGCCGTGGTGGTCAACTGCGCGGCCTGGACGGACGTCGACGGCGCGGAGGCCGACGAGGCCGCCGCCACCGCCGTCAACGGCACCGCCGTGCGCCACCTGGCCGCCGCCTGCGCCGCCGCCGGCGCCCGCCTGGTGCACGTCTCCACCGACTACGTGTTCCCCGGCGACGGCACCGAGCCCTACGCCGAGGACGCCCCGACCGGCCCGGTCAACGCCTACGGCCGCTCCAAGCTGGCCGGCGAGCGGGCCGTCCTGGAACTGCTGCCCGACACCGGCTACGTGGTGCGCACCGCCTGGCTGTACGGCGCCGGCGGCAACAACTTCGTCGCCACCATGCTCCGCCTCGGCGCCCAGCGCGACACCCTCGACGTGGTCGACGACCAGCAGGGCCAGCCCACCTGGACGTACGCGCTGGCCGAGCGGCTGGTCGAACTGGGGTGCAACCTCCGGGCCCCGGCGGGCGTCTACCACGGTACGGCGAGCGGCCGCACCACCTGGTTCGACCTGGCCCGGGCGGCCTACCGCCTCGGCGGGCTGGACCCCGAGCGGATCCGGCCCACCACCTCGGCCGCCTTCGTCCGGCCCGCCGTCCGGCCCGCGTTCAGCGTGCTGGGCCACGCGCGCTGGGCCGAGGCCGGACTGCCCCCGCTGCCCGACTGGCGGGAGCAGCTCGCACAGGCGCTCACCGATCCCGTCTTCACCGACCTCGCCGCCGCCGCGGGGAAGAACGACAGATGA
- the rfbB gene encoding dTDP-glucose 4,6-dehydratase: MRILVTGGAGFIGSEFVRQQFAADATAQITVLDKLTYSGVEENLAPVAGLPGYRFVKGDICDPQVVGEVMAGHDVVVHFAAESHVDRSIAGAGPFVMTNVVGTQVLLDAAREHGVGRFVHVSTDEVYGSIDEGSWTEEWPLRPNSPYSSSKAGSDLLALAYHRTHGMDVVVTRCSNNYGHYQFPEKVIPLFTTNLIDGLKVPLYGNGGNIRDWLHVSDHCRGIDLVMRGGRAGEVYNIGGGTEVTNKELTGLLLDAAGAGWDMVEHVEDRKGHDLRYSLDISKIRTELGYEPQVRFEDGLAATIAWYRDNRAWWEPLKAKAALQK, translated from the coding sequence ATGCGCATCCTCGTGACCGGCGGTGCCGGCTTCATCGGTTCTGAATTCGTCCGCCAGCAGTTCGCCGCGGACGCGACGGCCCAGATCACCGTCCTCGACAAGCTGACCTACTCGGGCGTCGAGGAGAACCTCGCCCCGGTCGCGGGCCTGCCGGGCTACCGCTTCGTCAAGGGCGACATCTGCGATCCGCAGGTGGTCGGCGAGGTGATGGCCGGCCACGACGTGGTGGTCCACTTCGCCGCCGAGTCGCACGTCGACCGCTCGATCGCCGGCGCCGGCCCGTTCGTGATGACCAACGTGGTCGGCACCCAGGTGCTGCTGGACGCGGCCCGCGAGCACGGCGTCGGCCGCTTCGTCCACGTCTCCACCGACGAGGTCTACGGCTCGATCGACGAGGGCTCCTGGACCGAGGAGTGGCCGCTGCGGCCGAACTCCCCGTACTCCTCCTCGAAGGCCGGCTCCGACCTGCTGGCGCTGGCCTACCACCGCACCCACGGCATGGACGTGGTGGTCACCCGCTGCTCCAACAACTACGGGCACTACCAGTTCCCGGAGAAGGTCATCCCGCTGTTCACCACCAACCTGATCGACGGGCTGAAGGTGCCGCTGTACGGCAACGGCGGCAACATCCGCGACTGGCTGCACGTCTCCGACCACTGCCGGGGCATCGACCTGGTGATGCGCGGCGGCCGGGCCGGCGAGGTCTACAACATCGGCGGCGGCACCGAGGTCACCAACAAGGAGCTGACCGGCCTGCTGCTGGACGCGGCCGGCGCCGGCTGGGACATGGTCGAGCACGTCGAGGACCGCAAGGGCCACGACCTGCGCTACTCCCTGGACATCTCCAAGATCCGCACCGAGCTGGGCTACGAGCCGCAGGTCCGGTTCGAGGACGGCCTGGCCGCCACCATCGCCTGGTACCGCGACAACCGCGCCTGGTGGGAGCCGCTGAAGGCGAAGGCGGCGCTGCAGAAGTGA